A genomic window from Bacillus rossius redtenbacheri isolate Brsri chromosome 7, Brsri_v3, whole genome shotgun sequence includes:
- the LOC134534544 gene encoding androgen-induced gene 1 protein-like codes for MGRQASLPLSRLSGHAGQMSAARIAMLSSAVLQFPYAVHRMASIELLTSHFGGVWRFLTNWNAIVQALYFGIALLNDLAGSNEKSLKKLPLLRRVRDYVYAAVAFPLAMFVGTTFWSLMAIDRELVFPKALDPYFPTWLNHVLHTNIMLFVLLEMATSFRAYPRRSTALAGLIAFVLVYLAWTHVIFYVSGQWVYPVLEVLNVWQRAVFFLAMILYACVLYLIGEALNSYTWAKELQQVHSGKQHQRKKK; via the exons ATGGGGCGT CAAGCCTCTCTTCCTCTGTCGCGGCTCTCCGGGCACGCCGGCCAGATGTCCGCGGCGCGCATCGCCATGTTGTCGTCGGCGGTGCTGCAGTTCCCGTACGCGGTGCACAGGATGGCGAGCATCGAGCTGCTGACGAGCCACTTCGGCGGCGTGTGGAGATTCTTGACCAACTGGAACGCG ATTGTTCAAGCACTCTATTTTGGAATTGCATTGCTCAACGACTTAGCAGGCAGCAATGAAAAATCTCTGAAGAAACTGCCACTTTTAAGAAGAGTCCGAGATTATGTGTATGCTGCAGTTGCATTTCCTTTAGCCATG TTCGTGGGCACGACGTTCTGGTCGCTGATGGCCATAGACCGGGAGCTGGTGTTCCCGAAGGCGCTGGACCCCTACTTCCCCACCTGGCTGAACCACGTCTTGCACACCAACATCATGCTGTTCGTGCTGCTCGAGATGGCCACGTCGTTCCGCGCGTACCCCCGGCGTTCCACCGCGCTGGCCGGCCTCATCGCCTTTGTCCTTGTCTACTTGGCCTG GACTCACGTGATCTTCTACGTGTCGGGGCAGTGGGTCTACCCAGTGCTGGAGGTGCTGAACGTCTGGCAGCGAGCGGTCTTCTTCCTCGCGATGATCTTGTACGCCTGCGTGCTGTACCTGATAGGGGAGGCCCTCAACTCCTACACCTGGG CCAAAGAACTGCAACAAGTTCATTCCGGCAAGCAGCATCAGAGAAAGAAAAAGTAG